A single region of the Nicotiana sylvestris chromosome 6, ASM39365v2, whole genome shotgun sequence genome encodes:
- the LOC138871479 gene encoding uncharacterized protein, with protein sequence MPKKSKASSSDTNLSDNTVCIWSNVMDDALIDAFYHEHTLGNRVGGTFTPHAIDNIVKEMQSKFPDKVFKKERVHNQMRNIKTKFSKCYDTFQNGMSGFAWDSNTNMWNAESEVWDQLIQPEAAEWRNKPIRNYDKLIELYGRDRATGKQVETGTDMENIEEHGQHEQYQSTHEARKSNAYSEVPTSSRNKKSKHDHLEGMTDMLRGGMNNLANAINRLSTMPPIPESEI encoded by the exons ATGCCGAAAAAGTCAAAGGCATCCTCAAGCGACACAAATCTTTCAGATAACACTGTTTGTATTTGGTCAAATGTTATGGATGATGCCTTAATTGACGCATTCTATCATGAGCACACACTTGGAAACAGGGTTGGTGGAACTTTTACTCCACACGCGATTGATAATATAGTGAAAGAGATGCAATCAAAATTTCCAGATAAAGTTTTTAAGAAGGAGAGAGTTCACAACCAAATgagaaatattaaaacaaaatttagCAAGTGTTATGACACCTTTCAAAATGGGATGAGCGGGTTTGCATGGGATTCCAACACAAATATGTGGAATGCTGAATCTGAAGTATGGGATCAATTGATACAG CCTGAAGCTGCTGAATGGAGAAACAAGCCGATTAGAAATTATGATAAGCTAATTGAGCTATATGGAAGGGATAGAGCTACTGGAAAGCAAGTTGAGACTGGAACAGATATG GAAAATATCGAGGAACATGGACAACATGAGCAATATCAATCAACTCACGAAGCACGTAAATCTAATGCATATTCAGAGGTACCGACTTCTAGCAGGAATAAAAAATCTAAACATGATCATCTTGAAGGCATGACTGATATGTTGAGAGGTGGGATGAATAATTTGGCTAATGCAATTAATCGGCTTTCAACTATGCCACCTATTCCTGAGAGTGAGATATGA